A single Actinomadura algeriensis DNA region contains:
- a CDS encoding carbohydrate kinase family protein translates to MIIVAGEALIDLIPRQSGPAAALLPSRGGGPYNTAVALARLGSAAHFCSRISTDAFGDFLLDRLRAENVGLELVQRGPEPTGLAVATLDHANSAVYTFYLEGTADRLFTAPPGLPAAARALLAGACSLALEPGATAYESLIRDAAARGVFVALDPNIRPAVIPDPAAYRARLLGLLPHVDLVKLSQEDAEWLGGRPQDWLAAGPAAVVVTHGPDGLTAFTRDREPVHVRGTPVDVADTIGAGDTVYAALVHGLAERDLLTRDALSAIVPAEWHDLLVFAARAAAVTCSRPGAEPPSIAELRHPGGE, encoded by the coding sequence ATGATCATCGTGGCCGGTGAGGCGCTCATCGACCTGATCCCGCGGCAGAGCGGCCCGGCCGCCGCGCTGCTGCCGAGCCGCGGCGGCGGCCCGTACAACACGGCCGTGGCGCTGGCCCGCCTCGGCTCCGCCGCCCACTTCTGCTCGCGGATCTCCACCGACGCGTTCGGCGACTTCCTGCTCGACCGGCTGCGCGCCGAGAACGTCGGGCTGGAGCTGGTCCAGCGCGGCCCCGAGCCCACCGGCCTCGCGGTGGCCACGCTCGACCACGCGAACTCGGCCGTGTACACGTTCTACCTCGAGGGCACCGCGGACCGCCTCTTCACCGCCCCGCCCGGCCTCCCCGCCGCCGCCCGCGCCCTGCTGGCGGGCGCGTGCTCACTGGCCCTCGAACCCGGCGCCACCGCCTACGAGTCGCTCATCCGCGACGCGGCCGCACGCGGCGTCTTCGTCGCGCTCGACCCCAACATCCGGCCGGCGGTGATCCCCGACCCGGCCGCGTACCGGGCCCGGCTCCTCGGCCTGCTGCCGCACGTGGACCTGGTCAAGCTCAGCCAGGAGGACGCGGAATGGCTGGGCGGCCGCCCGCAGGACTGGCTCGCGGCCGGTCCCGCCGCCGTGGTCGTCACCCACGGCCCGGACGGCCTGACCGCGTTCACCCGCGACCGCGAACCCGTCCACGTTCGCGGAACGCCGGTGGACGTGGCGGACACCATCGGCGCCGGGGACACGGTGTACGCGGCGCTCGTCCATGGCCTCGCCGAACGGGACCTGCTCACCCGCGACGCCCTGTCCGCCATCGTTCCCGCCGAGTGGCACGACCTGCTGGTCTTCGCCGCCCGCGCCGCGGCCGTCACCTGCTCGCGCCCCGGCGCCGAACCGCCGTCCATCGCGGAACTCCGGCACCCCGGCGGCGAATGA
- a CDS encoding TetR family transcriptional regulator codes for MPTTDSRRRYPKGAARRAEILRAALDAYAASDRQGPRLRDIAAAVGLTEAGVLHYFDSKDHLFVAILEARDRAAAEQHDLNSEDGVWGYLEETMRTPGLTKLFLDMSAAASDPGHPAHAFMARHDLAVRRLLRSALGTDDPWVERIVIALAEGLQARWLRDPATDLVGDMRRFVAEVRANRLAPGGTER; via the coding sequence GTGCCGACCACCGACTCACGCCGCCGCTACCCCAAGGGCGCGGCCCGCCGTGCCGAGATCCTCCGCGCCGCGCTCGACGCCTACGCCGCGTCCGACCGCCAGGGACCCCGCCTGCGCGACATCGCCGCCGCCGTCGGGCTCACCGAGGCGGGCGTCCTGCACTACTTCGACTCCAAGGACCACCTGTTCGTGGCGATCCTGGAGGCGCGCGACCGCGCCGCCGCCGAGCAGCACGACCTCAACTCCGAGGACGGCGTCTGGGGGTATCTGGAGGAGACGATGCGCACCCCCGGCCTGACCAAGCTGTTCCTGGACATGAGCGCCGCGGCGTCCGACCCGGGGCACCCCGCGCACGCCTTCATGGCCCGGCACGACCTCGCCGTCCGGCGGCTGCTGCGCAGCGCGCTCGGGACGGACGACCCGTGGGTCGAACGGATCGTCATCGCCCTCGCGGAGGGACTCCAGGCCCGGTGGCTGCGCGACCCCGCCACGGACCTGGTCGGCGACATGCGCAGGTTCGTCGCGGAGGTCCGCGCGAACCGGCTCGCACCGGGAGGAACCGAGCGATGA
- a CDS encoding MFS transporter codes for MTAPTTPPTPGGPAPPAARSAGPAPVTPLGRLLAMFAVTAVGWSLPNTASATLAQALVAEQSPDRKVALFAVVSTVGAVSAMVCTIVGGAWSDRTRSRFGRRTPWIVGGALVAVPGLLVAAITPSLPVLVAGYALFQGGMNASIAGLNAVTPDRVPRDRLGVASAVAGLGYLIGLVAGTAVAAAFVEAPAAGLLAVPWVLLATALAFAAAAPDESSRDAVAPPTRWRALLPPLDRDFLLAFAGRFLTLLALLLFNTYALYIGTDHLGLDTGEAGAVIALGTLFLGAAALVTTVAGGIVSDRIGRRKPLVAGASLVMALGVTPLLVAPGVPALLVFSTLAGVGYGTYLSVDAALMVEVLPSDGDAGKDLGFLTLANTAPVVLAPGLAGGIVTLLGYGALFTALMACAIGGALCILMIRKVS; via the coding sequence ATGACCGCGCCCACCACCCCGCCGACGCCCGGAGGCCCCGCGCCCCCCGCCGCACGCTCCGCCGGGCCGGCGCCGGTCACCCCGCTGGGGCGCCTCCTCGCGATGTTCGCCGTCACGGCCGTCGGCTGGTCGCTGCCCAACACGGCGTCGGCGACCCTCGCCCAGGCGCTGGTCGCGGAGCAATCGCCGGACCGCAAGGTCGCGCTGTTCGCCGTGGTGAGCACGGTCGGCGCGGTCTCGGCGATGGTCTGCACCATCGTCGGCGGCGCCTGGTCGGACCGGACGCGCTCGCGCTTCGGCCGCCGGACGCCGTGGATCGTCGGAGGCGCGCTCGTCGCCGTCCCGGGCCTGCTCGTCGCCGCCATCACGCCGAGCCTCCCGGTGCTGGTCGCGGGCTACGCGCTGTTCCAAGGCGGGATGAACGCCTCGATCGCCGGACTCAACGCCGTCACCCCCGACCGCGTCCCGCGCGACCGGCTCGGCGTGGCCTCCGCCGTCGCGGGGCTCGGATACCTGATCGGCCTGGTCGCCGGAACGGCCGTGGCCGCCGCCTTTGTCGAGGCGCCCGCCGCGGGACTGCTCGCCGTGCCCTGGGTCCTGCTCGCGACCGCCCTCGCGTTCGCCGCCGCCGCGCCGGACGAGTCCAGCCGGGACGCCGTGGCCCCGCCGACCCGGTGGCGGGCGCTGCTGCCGCCGCTCGACCGCGACTTCCTGCTCGCCTTCGCGGGCCGGTTCCTCACCCTGCTCGCCCTGCTGCTGTTCAACACCTACGCCCTCTACATCGGCACCGACCACCTCGGCCTCGACACCGGCGAGGCGGGCGCCGTCATCGCGCTCGGGACGCTGTTCCTGGGCGCCGCCGCGCTCGTCACGACGGTGGCCGGCGGGATCGTGTCGGACCGCATCGGCCGCCGCAAGCCGCTCGTCGCGGGCGCGTCCCTGGTGATGGCGCTCGGCGTGACGCCGCTGCTCGTCGCGCCGGGCGTGCCGGCGCTGCTGGTGTTCAGCACCCTGGCTGGGGTCGGCTACGGCACCTACCTGTCGGTCGACGCCGCCCTGATGGTCGAGGTGCTGCCGTCGGACGGCGACGCGGGCAAGGACCTCGGTTTCCTCACCCTCGCCAACACCGCGCCGGTCGTGCTGGCCCCCGGCCTCGCCGGCGGGATCGTCACCCTGCTCGGCTACGGCGCCCTGTTCACCGCGCTCATGGCGTGCGCCATCGGGGGCGCACTGTGCATCCTCATGATCAGGAAGGTTAGCTGA
- a CDS encoding glycoside hydrolase family 2 protein: MLTDTDVTGHAPAAWPVTGFVLTDTAPGAGRPAAGAAWIPAVVPGGVHESLIAAGRLPHPYRDRHESDAAWIEDRTWWYRTELRRPDVPAGHRLTLELAGLDTVATVLLDGVEIARHASQFRPLTVDVHELLHGTAELLVRIDPPFTGLTEPDGPRATRDRLRAFFAGQGAPTGGDAPSGVLSADLSMTLRRKALFSWGWDFAPRLPSLGLIRPVSLRALPGVRAAGTHWRTTALPDGPGGAARAALTVEVEGSGGREGLTVHWTLRDPDGRPVVTGAAPAAPRVEAAVTVPDARLWWTHDLGEPDRYELDVQVRDGAGVLDRRTERVGLRTVTIDRSPDPEGGRHFRFVLNGVPVFARGANWVPASMLVGSVGADHVRRLVTLARDAEMTMLRVWGGGLYESDAFYDACDELGLLVWQDFMFACVDYPDADPRLRAEVAAEAEHQVRRLRSRPCLALWCGNNEASALHAAIWGGDEPSGWGAHFYDVLLPGTVERHSPGTPYWRGSPHGELDAHANGVLDGDRHAWEVWHGADLGAGGPQDFDDPGERVHFLRYRFDRGRFISEFGLHAAPEPSTLRRWTGEPLELGSPALLHRIKDTPKNKGAALLATETGVPHSAPAYIAASMAVQAEGLAYGVAHYRRRQPVCSGALVWQLNEPWPGLSWSVIDHDGVPKAAWYALRRVFAPVIASLRRDDGTGEIEVWVTNGTPVPWSGRLTARLARFDGSAAEAVRQITATIDGGASRPVATLPAAADPRAVFAEVVDVAGRIPRHRLFLDRLRHLPLDGTVGVTVRPGAPGCARVEVTARGHAYAVRVEPTGPGFRASDGYRDLPHGAHATIEVTGLPPGFDLAALRVRTWRDDWREE, encoded by the coding sequence ATGCTCACCGACACCGACGTCACCGGCCACGCTCCCGCCGCGTGGCCGGTCACCGGGTTCGTCCTCACCGACACCGCGCCCGGCGCCGGCCGCCCGGCCGCCGGCGCCGCCTGGATCCCGGCCGTGGTGCCCGGCGGCGTCCACGAGTCGCTCATCGCGGCGGGCCGCCTCCCGCACCCCTACCGCGACCGGCACGAAAGCGACGCCGCCTGGATCGAGGACCGCACCTGGTGGTACCGGACGGAGCTGCGCCGCCCGGACGTCCCCGCCGGGCACCGCCTGACCCTGGAACTGGCCGGGCTCGACACCGTCGCGACCGTCCTGCTCGACGGCGTCGAGATCGCCCGGCACGCCAGCCAGTTCCGGCCGCTCACCGTCGACGTCCACGAGCTCCTGCACGGCACCGCCGAACTGCTCGTCCGGATCGACCCGCCGTTCACCGGGCTCACCGAACCGGACGGGCCGCGCGCCACCCGCGACCGGCTGCGGGCCTTCTTCGCCGGGCAGGGCGCGCCCACCGGGGGCGACGCGCCGTCCGGCGTCCTGTCGGCGGACCTGTCGATGACGCTGCGCCGCAAGGCCCTGTTCTCCTGGGGCTGGGACTTCGCGCCCCGCCTCCCCTCGCTCGGCCTCATCCGCCCGGTCTCCCTGCGCGCCCTGCCGGGCGTGCGCGCGGCGGGCACGCACTGGCGCACGACCGCCCTGCCCGACGGGCCCGGCGGCGCCGCCCGCGCCGCGCTGACCGTCGAGGTCGAGGGGAGCGGCGGCCGGGAGGGGCTGACCGTGCACTGGACCCTGCGCGATCCCGACGGGCGCCCGGTCGTCACCGGCGCCGCGCCCGCCGCGCCGCGCGTCGAGGCCGCGGTGACCGTCCCGGACGCGCGCCTCTGGTGGACCCACGACCTGGGCGAGCCCGACCGCTACGAGCTCGACGTCCAGGTGCGGGACGGCGCCGGCGTGCTGGACCGGCGCACCGAACGGGTCGGCCTGCGCACCGTGACGATCGACCGGTCCCCCGACCCCGAGGGCGGGCGGCACTTCCGGTTCGTCCTCAACGGTGTCCCGGTGTTCGCGCGCGGCGCGAACTGGGTGCCCGCGTCGATGCTCGTCGGCTCGGTCGGCGCCGACCACGTCCGCCGCCTGGTGACCCTCGCCCGCGATGCCGAGATGACGATGCTGCGGGTCTGGGGCGGCGGCCTGTACGAGTCGGACGCGTTCTACGACGCCTGCGACGAGCTCGGCCTGCTCGTCTGGCAGGACTTCATGTTCGCCTGCGTCGACTACCCCGACGCCGACCCGCGGCTGCGGGCCGAGGTCGCCGCCGAGGCCGAGCACCAGGTGCGGCGGCTGCGGTCGCGGCCCTGCCTCGCGCTGTGGTGCGGCAACAACGAGGCGTCCGCCCTGCACGCCGCGATCTGGGGCGGCGACGAGCCGTCCGGCTGGGGCGCCCACTTCTACGACGTCCTGCTGCCCGGCACCGTCGAACGGCACTCGCCGGGGACCCCGTACTGGCGCGGCAGCCCGCACGGCGAGCTGGACGCGCACGCCAACGGCGTCCTGGACGGCGACCGGCACGCATGGGAGGTCTGGCACGGCGCCGACCTCGGCGCGGGCGGCCCGCAGGACTTCGACGACCCCGGCGAGCGCGTCCACTTCCTGCGGTACCGCTTCGACCGGGGCCGCTTCATCAGCGAGTTCGGCCTGCACGCGGCCCCCGAGCCGTCGACGCTGCGGCGGTGGACCGGCGAGCCCCTGGAACTCGGGTCGCCCGCACTGCTGCACCGCATCAAGGACACCCCGAAGAACAAGGGCGCCGCGCTGCTCGCCACCGAGACCGGCGTCCCGCACTCGGCGCCCGCCTACATCGCCGCGTCGATGGCGGTGCAGGCCGAGGGACTCGCCTACGGCGTCGCCCACTACCGGCGCCGCCAGCCGGTGTGCTCGGGCGCGCTGGTGTGGCAGCTCAACGAGCCGTGGCCCGGGCTGAGCTGGTCCGTCATCGACCACGACGGCGTGCCGAAGGCCGCCTGGTACGCGCTGCGCCGGGTGTTCGCCCCGGTGATCGCGAGCCTCCGCCGCGACGACGGCACCGGCGAGATCGAAGTGTGGGTCACCAACGGCACCCCCGTCCCGTGGAGCGGACGGCTCACCGCGCGGCTCGCCCGGTTCGACGGCTCCGCCGCCGAGGCCGTCCGGCAGATCACCGCGACCATCGACGGCGGCGCCTCCCGGCCGGTGGCGACGCTCCCCGCCGCGGCCGACCCCCGCGCGGTGTTCGCCGAGGTCGTGGACGTCGCCGGGCGGATCCCGCGGCACCGCCTGTTCCTCGACCGGCTGCGGCACCTGCCGCTGGACGGCACCGTCGGCGTCACCGTGCGCCCCGGCGCCCCCGGCTGCGCCCGCGTCGAGGTCACCGCCCGGGGGCACGCGTACGCCGTCCGGGTCGAGCCGACCGGCCCCGGCTTCCGCGCGAGCGACGGCTACCGGGACCTGCCCCACGGCGCGCACGCGACGATCGAGGTCACCGGCCTGCCGCCCGGCTTCGACCTCGCCGCGCTCCGCGTCCGCACCTGGCGCGACGACTGGCGAGAGGAGTGA
- a CDS encoding AGE family epimerase/isomerase, whose translation MTARWLRTERDRLLDFGTGLAHPRGGAAWLAADGRPDPDRPLATWITARMTHVYAVGAALGRPGDAAVAAAALAPDGTPSPGRSAYAHAFVLLGACSAAAVGLPGGDGLLAAAVPAFRRFRDDAGLLADELDTRWRAAPYRGLNALMHGVEAMLAAWDHTGDAAWRDWAHHAARFTADLVTAHGHRLPNTSTPRGRRSRSTTRTVRTPRSSRTAPPSATRWKTHRRRPLRRRPAPLVDDRAPPRRRPDGSWHHQLAPDLTPADSVWPGSPDLYHALTALLMPSLPLGVGTTAAVRSAARRRLR comes from the coding sequence GTGACCGCCCGCTGGCTGCGCACCGAACGCGACCGGCTGCTCGACTTCGGCACCGGCCTGGCCCACCCTCGCGGCGGCGCCGCATGGCTCGCCGCCGACGGGCGCCCGGACCCGGACCGTCCGCTCGCCACCTGGATCACCGCCCGGATGACGCACGTCTACGCGGTCGGCGCCGCGCTCGGCCGTCCCGGCGACGCCGCCGTGGCGGCCGCGGCGCTCGCCCCGGACGGCACGCCGTCGCCCGGCCGGTCCGCCTACGCGCACGCGTTCGTCCTGCTCGGCGCGTGCTCGGCGGCGGCGGTCGGCCTGCCCGGTGGAGACGGCCTTCTCGCCGCCGCCGTCCCCGCGTTCCGACGGTTCCGCGACGACGCGGGCCTGCTCGCCGACGAGCTCGACACCCGGTGGCGCGCCGCGCCCTACCGCGGCCTCAACGCGCTCATGCACGGCGTCGAGGCGATGCTCGCCGCGTGGGACCACACCGGCGACGCCGCGTGGCGGGACTGGGCGCACCACGCCGCCCGCTTCACCGCCGACCTCGTCACCGCCCACGGGCACCGCCTGCCGAACACTTCGACGCCGCGTGGACGCCGCTCCCGGAGTACAACGCGGACCGTCCGCACGCCCCGTTCAAGCCGTACGGCGCCACCGTCGGCCACGCGCTGGAAGACGCACCGGCGACGCCCGCTACGCCGCCGACCAGCGCCGCTGGTGGACGATCGTGCGCCGCCACGTCGTCGACCGGACGGGTCGTGGCACCACCAGCTCGCGCCCGACCTGACACCGGCCGACAGCGTCTGGCCCGGCAGCCCCGACCTGTACCACGCGCTCACCGCCCTGCTCATGCCGTCACTGCCGCTCGGCGTCGGCACCACCGCCGCCGTCCGGAGCGCCGCCCGCCGTCGGCTTCGATGA
- a CDS encoding DUF11 domain-containing protein — MAVPQNPLPGGCGQRIRLTNGGFEQPVVGEGKMEFLDDATKPGPRSVPGWKTTAQDHKIEIWGNGYKDIVHGAVPSAEGIQFAELNANYKSTLYQDLSTAQGTVLYWSLRHRGRQGADTMRVQIGPAPAEGAQFKPNYTSPDLTDDRTVWGRHTGTYTVPNGQDKTRFAFVSVSSVGGDTIGNFLDAISFGTAPCVVLSKKAIPTGGQAKIGDVITYEVTAVNDGGAPADELVLSDPIPAGTTYVPGSLRITAGPGSGGGPLSDRPGDDRAHYDAAGRKVVFYLGSGATPSKGGSLAHSGDLPAGTTAQFQVKIDRTDQPIENQATAAYANTLATPAEAKTSTSNAVTTPVAQSATLVLAKAADRVQATVGEVITFHLTVTNNGPSQATGVKVTDRLPRQLRFLSADAASGSYDPVNGVWSIATLAARATARLEIRAIVAAPGPIRNRATAVANESRTSTPAKAELPVCARRRPPCTPGGGGTGGGCGCGGCGCDGGGGWDPSETCPDPEICGLTTSGRTETGRGWQVQSGKVIYIDVDTTAAGFTETPNYVASVRSTDGDHYGVIGAQNIHRATRDGFRVYLWWEDGKALAPADAERGRWYVTWIGDQPANGS; from the coding sequence ATGGCAGTCCCCCAAAACCCGCTCCCCGGCGGCTGTGGCCAGCGCATCAGGCTGACCAACGGCGGCTTCGAACAGCCGGTGGTCGGCGAAGGCAAGATGGAGTTCCTCGACGACGCCACCAAGCCGGGTCCGCGCTCGGTACCGGGCTGGAAGACCACCGCCCAGGACCACAAGATCGAAATCTGGGGCAACGGCTACAAGGACATCGTCCACGGCGCTGTGCCCTCGGCTGAAGGGATACAGTTCGCCGAGCTCAACGCCAACTACAAGTCCACCCTCTACCAGGACCTGTCCACCGCGCAGGGCACGGTCCTGTACTGGTCGCTGAGGCATCGCGGCCGCCAGGGAGCCGACACCATGCGGGTGCAGATCGGCCCGGCTCCCGCCGAGGGCGCGCAGTTCAAGCCGAACTACACCAGCCCCGACCTCACCGACGACCGGACCGTCTGGGGCCGTCATACCGGTACCTACACGGTGCCCAACGGCCAGGACAAGACCCGGTTCGCCTTCGTGTCGGTGTCCTCGGTCGGCGGCGACACCATCGGCAACTTCCTGGACGCCATCTCCTTCGGCACCGCACCGTGCGTGGTGCTGAGCAAGAAGGCCATCCCGACCGGAGGCCAAGCCAAGATCGGCGACGTCATCACCTACGAGGTCACCGCGGTCAACGATGGCGGTGCCCCGGCCGACGAACTGGTGCTGAGCGACCCGATCCCGGCCGGCACCACCTACGTGCCCGGGTCGCTGCGCATCACCGCCGGGCCCGGCTCCGGCGGCGGACCGCTGAGCGACCGGCCCGGCGACGACCGTGCCCACTACGACGCCGCCGGACGCAAGGTGGTGTTCTACCTGGGCAGCGGCGCCACCCCGTCCAAGGGCGGCAGCCTGGCGCACTCCGGTGACCTGCCCGCCGGGACCACGGCACAGTTCCAAGTCAAGATCGACCGTACGGACCAGCCGATCGAGAACCAGGCCACCGCCGCCTACGCCAATACCCTGGCCACCCCCGCCGAGGCCAAGACCTCGACCTCCAACGCCGTCACCACCCCGGTGGCACAGTCGGCGACGCTGGTGCTGGCCAAGGCCGCCGACCGTGTCCAGGCCACCGTCGGTGAAGTGATCACCTTCCATCTCACCGTCACCAACAACGGCCCCAGCCAGGCCACCGGAGTCAAGGTCACCGACCGGCTGCCCCGGCAACTGCGGTTCCTGTCGGCCGACGCCGCCAGCGGCTCCTACGACCCGGTCAATGGGGTCTGGAGCATCGCCACCTTGGCCGCCCGCGCCACCGCTCGCCTGGAGATCCGGGCGATCGTCGCCGCCCCGGGCCCGATCCGCAACCGGGCCACCGCGGTGGCCAACGAGTCCAGGACGAGCACTCCCGCCAAGGCCGAGTTGCCGGTGTGCGCTCGTCGCCGGCCTCCGTGCACGCCCGGCGGCGGAGGAACCGGAGGCGGCTGCGGATGCGGCGGCTGCGGATGCGATGGTGGAGGAGGATGGGATCCCTCCGAGACCTGTCCCGACCCCGAGATCTGCGGCCTGACCACGTCCGGACGCACCGAGACCGGACGCGGCTGGCAGGTCCAGAGCGGCAAGGTGATCTACATCGACGTCGACACCACCGCCGCCGGCTTCACCGAGACGCCCAACTACGTGGCTTCCGTCCGCAGCACCGACGGAGACCACTACGGAGTGATCGGCGCGCAGAACATTCACCGGGCCACGCGCGACGGCTTCCGCGTCTACCTGTGGTGGGAGGACGGGAAGGCGCTGGCGCCGGCCGACGCCGAGCGCGGCCGCTGGTACGTCACATGGATCGGCGACCAGCCCGCGAACGGGTCATGA
- a CDS encoding RICIN domain-containing protein has product MANNRLLLGGMAAVTALIGSAAVASLPPVLALAGTEPVPAAEPASPPPPPDWSKVQIRNVANNGAILPWGGIMNDGQYVDMIAVGYGLAQQWQMVPSGTTAKGQAYQLKNRKNLTKCLEARKNPGSAGNGRYDTWIQPCDPDPDRDQKWVPVVSPQQSSHYQIFSAKYPDRAMTPDVPTANNVGLWLRPPEHTNAFSWTIDKVY; this is encoded by the coding sequence ATGGCCAACAATCGCCTGCTGCTCGGCGGCATGGCTGCTGTCACCGCGCTGATCGGCTCGGCTGCGGTCGCCTCTCTGCCGCCTGTCCTGGCCCTTGCCGGCACCGAACCCGTCCCGGCGGCCGAGCCCGCCAGCCCGCCGCCCCCGCCGGACTGGTCGAAGGTCCAGATCCGGAACGTGGCCAACAACGGGGCCATCCTCCCCTGGGGAGGGATCATGAACGACGGCCAGTACGTCGACATGATCGCCGTCGGGTACGGCCTCGCCCAGCAGTGGCAGATGGTCCCGTCCGGAACCACCGCCAAGGGGCAGGCGTACCAGCTCAAGAACCGCAAGAACCTCACCAAGTGCCTGGAGGCACGGAAGAACCCCGGAAGCGCGGGCAACGGCCGCTACGACACCTGGATCCAGCCCTGCGACCCCGACCCCGACCGGGACCAGAAGTGGGTCCCGGTGGTCTCGCCGCAACAGTCCTCGCACTACCAGATCTTTTCCGCCAAGTATCCCGACCGCGCCATGACCCCGGACGTGCCGACGGCCAACAACGTCGGCCTGTGGCTGAGGCCCCCGGAACACACCAACGCCTTCTCCTGGACCATCGACAAGGTCTACTGA
- a CDS encoding vWA domain-containing protein gives MTRTSKFPTARPAPPRRAQATVPARPTGSGEPYGQPGLPLDLEKLLAARLHAVEVRPYLASALFALHVVEDRSVPTMAVDPHWRCYVSPGFVARTPVEELAGVWVHEVSHLLRDHHGRGEQYAKEHGKNGPGERLRRNIAADFEINDDIYGDGLPRPAGAVLPSMLRLPDGMLMEEYLRTTSLSGLTPDLAWLDCGSGADGQDRPWELGPDGAHGLSRQQRDAVRFRVAEGIKGRPGDAPEGWRRWADEAFHPPQPWRQLLGAAVRSAAGAPGAGEDHSYRRPSRRAAAVPGVLLPSLRRRPPRVCVVIDTSGSVSDAELGGALLEVAAISRAVGGRRDLVSVISCDAAAGIAVPLCRAENLELIGGGGTDLRSGFTRALRSRPRPDVIVALTDGQTPWPAQPPPCRTVVGLFPRPASAVNEDNPDYTPDHPPHWARVVTIS, from the coding sequence ATGACGAGGACCTCGAAGTTTCCGACGGCCCGGCCCGCACCGCCGCGCCGAGCGCAGGCCACCGTTCCGGCACGTCCGACCGGCTCCGGCGAGCCGTATGGACAGCCCGGCCTCCCGCTGGACCTGGAGAAGTTGCTGGCCGCTCGACTGCACGCGGTCGAGGTCCGTCCCTATCTGGCGAGCGCGCTCTTCGCGCTGCACGTCGTGGAGGACCGTTCGGTGCCGACGATGGCGGTGGACCCGCACTGGCGCTGCTATGTCTCTCCCGGCTTCGTCGCGCGCACCCCGGTGGAGGAGCTGGCGGGCGTCTGGGTGCACGAGGTCTCCCATCTGCTGCGAGACCATCACGGACGGGGAGAGCAGTACGCGAAAGAGCACGGGAAGAACGGGCCGGGCGAGCGGCTGCGGCGCAACATCGCCGCCGACTTCGAGATCAACGACGACATCTACGGTGACGGTCTTCCCCGGCCCGCCGGGGCGGTCCTGCCGTCGATGCTGAGGCTGCCCGACGGGATGCTCATGGAGGAGTACCTACGGACGACTTCCCTGTCCGGGCTCACCCCGGACCTGGCCTGGCTGGACTGCGGCAGCGGCGCCGACGGACAGGACCGCCCGTGGGAGCTGGGGCCCGACGGGGCGCACGGCCTGAGCAGACAGCAGCGCGACGCGGTGCGCTTCCGGGTCGCCGAGGGAATCAAGGGCCGGCCGGGCGACGCGCCGGAAGGCTGGCGCCGCTGGGCCGACGAGGCGTTCCACCCGCCCCAGCCGTGGCGGCAGCTGCTGGGGGCGGCGGTCCGCTCAGCAGCGGGAGCCCCCGGGGCAGGAGAAGACCACAGCTATCGGCGTCCGTCCCGGCGCGCAGCCGCCGTCCCCGGCGTGCTCCTGCCGAGCCTTCGCCGTAGGCCGCCCCGGGTCTGCGTGGTGATCGACACGTCCGGATCGGTCAGCGACGCCGAACTGGGCGGCGCGCTGCTGGAGGTGGCGGCGATCTCGCGGGCGGTGGGCGGGCGCCGCGACCTGGTGTCGGTGATCTCCTGCGACGCGGCGGCCGGGATCGCCGTCCCGCTCTGCCGAGCCGAGAACCTCGAGCTCATCGGTGGCGGAGGAACGGATCTGCGCTCGGGTTTCACCCGGGCGCTCCGCTCCCGGCCCCGCCCGGACGTGATCGTCGCCCTGACCGACGGCCAGACGCCCTGGCCCGCCCAGCCGCCCCCTTGCCGCACCGTAGTGGGACTCTTTCCCCGCCCAGCCAGCGCAGTGAACGAGGACAACCCCGACTACACCCCGGACCACCCGCCGCACTGGGCCCGCGTCGTCACGATCAGCTGA